The Humulus lupulus chromosome 3, drHumLupu1.1, whole genome shotgun sequence genome window below encodes:
- the LOC133823588 gene encoding E3 ubiquitin-protein ligase PUB23-like, with the protein MDEIEVPSFFLCPISLEIMKDPVTLSTGITYDRESIEKWLFSGKNEFCPVTKQPIPDSELTPNHTLRRLIQAWCTMNASHGIERIPTPKPPVNKTQIIKLINDAKSPQSQIKCLRRLRSIAAESETNKRCLEAAGAVDFLASLIGNNDYMNHNEENDMSFTEHFARASDEALCILNNLQLSETVLKNLMARNLGLVESLTKVMQRGTCESRVHAVVLSKSLLEVADPMKIIGLRAEFFVELVQVLKDQDQVSRTAFKAALQLLIQLCPWGRNRIKAVEAGAVPVLIELLLETNSSEKRRCVEVAMAVLDLLCGCAEGRAEFLHHSAGLAMVSKKILRVSQVASEKAVRILYSISKFSATTGVLQEMLQLGVVAKLCLVLQVDCGSKTKERAREILKLHARTWKKSPCVPTNLLSSYPA; encoded by the coding sequence ATGGATGAGATTGAAGTTCCTTCATTCTTTCTCTGCCCAATCTCACTAGAAATCATGAAAGATCCGGTGACCCTCTCGACGGGGATCACCTACGACCGAGAAAGCATCGAGAAATGGTTGTTTTCTGGGAAAAATGAGTTTTGCCCAGTAACCAAACAGCCCATTCCCGACTCTGAGTTGACCCCAAACCATACTCTCCGACGTCTGATACAAGCTTGGTGCACCATGAACGCGTCACACGGAATCGAAAGGATTCCGACTCCAAAACCGCCAGTCAACAAGACCCAGATAATCAAACTCATCAACGATGCCAAATCTCCTCAGTCTCAGATCAAATGCCTCCGGAGACTTCGGTCAATCGCCGCCGAAAGCGAAACCAATAAACGTTGCTTGGAAGCCGCCGGCGCCGTTGACTTCTTAGCCTCTTTGATAGGAAACAACGACTACATGAATCACAACGaagaaaacgacatgtcgtttactGAACACTTCGCGAGAGCCAGCGACGAAGCCCTGTGCATATTAAACAACCTCCAACTCTCCGAAACAGTGCTCAAGAATCTCATGGCGAGAAACCTAGGGTTAGTGGAATCCTTAACCAAGGTCATGCAACGTGGGACTTGCGAGTCGAGAGTTCATGCAGTGGTGTTATCGAAATCACTACTCGAAGTTGCTGACCCGATGAAAATAATCGGGTTGAGAGCCGAGTTCTTCGTCGAGTTAGTCCAAGTTTTGAAGGACCAAGATCAGGTTTCACGGACAGCTTTTAAAGCAGCGCTCCAGCTCTTGATCCAGCTCTGCCCTTGGGGGAGAAACCGGATCAAGGCCGTTGAAGCCGGGGCTGTACCAGTCTTGATTGAGCTTCTCTTGGAGACTAACTCCTCTGAGAAGAGGCGGTGCGTGGAAGTGGCCATGGCAGTGCTTGACTTGCTTTGCGGCTGCGCTGAGGGCCGTGCTGAGTTCCTACACCACAGCGCAGGGTTGGCCATGGTGTCAAAGAAGATACTTAGGGTTTCGCAAGTGGCGAGCGAGAAGGCTGTTAGGATTCTCTACTCGATTTCCAAGTTTTCAGCCACTACCGGAGTTTTGCAGGAAATGCTGCAGCTGGGAGTGGTGGCCAAGCTTTGTTTGGTGCTTCAAGTTGATTGTGGAAGCAAGACCAAAGAGCGGGCAAGAGAGATTTTGAAATTGCATGCTAGGACATGGAAGAAGTCCCCTTGTGTGCCTACCAACTTGCTTTCTTCATATCCAGCTTAG